The following proteins are encoded in a genomic region of Corythoichthys intestinalis isolate RoL2023-P3 chromosome 5, ASM3026506v1, whole genome shotgun sequence:
- the spi1a gene encoding transcription factor PU.1a, which produces MEGFVIPPASEEIIESEPESYRASAELYSYLANMGNVYEDYRWSFHSEHVQPADLDHLPSSHLTELQCVAPQPIHPYRYGVDDHLHLDSPLTVLPQIPNYTSPLYYQYQSSVTPAHYYSEGEQRGVSPPLEVSEGEDASEYHNLPSLKKDTNTRRKIRLYQFLLDLLKNGNMSDSIWWVDQEKGIFQFSTKHKEALASQWGVQKGNRKMMTYQKMARALRNYGKTGEIQKVKKKLTYQFSEEVLRSFYSQQYVH; this is translated from the exons ATGGAAGGCTTTGTCATACCACCT GCCTCTGAGGAAATTATTGAAAGTGAACCGGAGAGTTATCGGGCCTCGGCCGAGTTGTATTCTTACCTTGCGAACATGGGCAACGTTTACGAAG ACTACAGGTGGAGCTTTCACTCAGAGCATGTCCAGCCTGCAGATTTGGACCATTTACCGTCCAGTCATTTAACGGAACTTCAATGCGTGGCTCCTCAGCCAATTCATCCTTACCGCTATGGGGTTGATGATCATCTTCACCTGGATTCCCCTCTCACCGTGTTGCCACAA ATCCCAAACTACACCTCGCCGTTGTACTACCAGTACCAAAGTTCAGTCACGCCCGCCCACTACTATTCAGAAGGGGAACAAAGAGGTGTCAGCCCCCCACTTGAGGTATCAGAAGGCGAGGATGCATCAGAATACCACAACCTGCCCTCACTCAAGAAAGACACAA ACACCAGAAGGAAAATCCGCTTGTACCAGTTTCTCTTGGACTTGCTAAAAAATGGCAACATGAGCGATTCTATCTGGTGGGTGGACCAAGAAAAGGGCATTTTTCAGTTCTCCACCAAACACAAAGAAGCCCTGGCCAGTCAGTGGGGTGTCCAGAAAGGAAATCGCAAAATGATGACCTACCAAAAAATGGCTCGCGCGCTGAGGAACTACGGGAAAACTGGCGAGATTCAAAAGGTGAAAAAGAAGTTGACCTACCAGTTCAGTGAGGAGGTTTTAAGGAGCTTCTACTCTCAACAGTATGTTCACTGA
- the tmem276a gene encoding transmembrane protein 178B: MAAMRTLTAAGLVLALCALGLIAVAIGTDNWYETDARRHRERCKNYSNKRTDPGYIYTSNNNLPLRMLPKGAAGSDSEARLAGLRSRRHLAPQASAMESLCNRHFNSTVTGLWRRCHRIGFDLETEDLIFKGLVARCTPIKYYYSSSALPRNVPINLTKTIRQDEWHALHLQRMTVSFIGMAISIILFGWTIGVLGCLKAHDLMQYVAGLLFLMGGTCCIISLCTCVAGINFELSRYPRYMFGIPEDISHGYGWSMFCAWGGLGLTLLAGFLCTLAPSLYPPHTPVAHKPRQENGCV, from the exons ATGGCCGCGATGAGGACTTTAACCGCGGCGGGTCTCGTCCTAGCCTTGTGCGCCCTCGGCCTGATCGCGGTGGCCATCGGCACAGACAACTGGTACGAGACGGACGCCAGGCGGCACCGAGAGCGCTGCAAGAACTACTCGAACAAGAGGACCGACCCGGGCTACATTTACACTTCTAACAACAACCTCCCGCTGCGCATGCTGCCCAAGGGGGCCGCGGGTTCGGATTCGGAGGCGAGGCTGGCCGGGCTGCGGTCTCGGCGGCACCTGGCGCCACAAGCATCTGCCATGGAGTCGCTATGTAATCGGCATTTCAACTCCACCGTCACCGGACTGTGGAGGAGGTGTCATCGGATAGGATTTGATTTGGAGACCGAGGATTTAATCTTTAAAG GATTGGTTGCACGTTGCACCCcaataaaatactactactcTTCATCGGCACTACCCAGGAATGTGCCCATCAACCTGACCAAGACGATCCGGCAGGATGAGTGGCACGCACTAC ATCTCCAGAGGATGACGGTGAGTTTTATTGGTATGGCCATCTCCATCATCCTGTTTGGCTGGACCATCGGCGTGCTGGGCTGTTTGAAGGCACATGACCTCATGCAGTATGTTGCTGGACTGCTCTTCCTCATGGGAG GAACATGCTGCATCATCTCCCTCTGCACTTGCGTGGCGGGAATCAACTTTGAACTGTCACGTTACCCTCGTTACATGTTCGGAATACCGGAAGACATCAGTCACGGCTACGGGTGGTCCATGTTCTGCGCGTGGGGCGGGCTAGGACTGACTCTGCTGGCCGGGTTCCTGTGCACGTTGGCCCCCTCCCTCTACCCGCCGCACACACCTGTGGCCCACAAGCCACGACAGGAGAACGGTTGCGTGTGA